One genomic window of Haloferax mediterranei ATCC 33500 includes the following:
- the dinB gene encoding DNA polymerase IV: MAEETLPGTTTDERPDRIVLHVDMDCFYASCERLREPALVGEPVVVGMGYEPGEGHGAVATASYEARKFGVESAQPISTALDRLPRLEDIAPDDDPAEAGYYRTVDIEFYKSVAAEVKEILHDCADVVREVSIDEAYLDVTDRTAWDLAPSDDRTLAEGYARYVKQRIAREVGVPASIGVAPNMSTAKIASDFDKPDGLVVVRPGDVRSFLEPLPVEEVHGVGPVTARELGSFGIETAGDLAAADASVLESNFGSRGRELHERARGYDDREVTPTGRPKSLSRESAFTDPTADPSDKREVVRALAADVADRAQSRGAMYRTIGIKVVVPPFDISTRARSLSGPVDDPDLVESVALDLLDAEFRETRVRKLGVRVSNLSFSDADQSSLDGWESSQPTQSDSRGGDPDSKESDEHAPSDGGGKTETERETKQSQTRRGQSSLVEFD, encoded by the coding sequence ATGGCGGAGGAAACACTGCCGGGTACGACGACCGACGAGCGTCCCGACAGAATCGTCCTCCACGTGGACATGGACTGTTTTTACGCCTCCTGTGAGCGCCTCCGCGAACCTGCTCTCGTTGGTGAACCGGTGGTCGTCGGGATGGGGTACGAACCGGGCGAGGGCCACGGGGCTGTCGCCACGGCGAGTTACGAAGCCCGGAAATTCGGCGTCGAAAGCGCCCAACCGATTTCCACGGCACTCGACCGGCTTCCCCGACTCGAAGATATCGCCCCGGACGACGACCCGGCAGAAGCGGGCTACTACCGCACCGTCGACATCGAGTTCTACAAGTCGGTCGCCGCGGAGGTCAAAGAGATTCTTCACGACTGCGCCGACGTGGTCCGCGAGGTGAGCATCGACGAGGCATATCTGGATGTGACAGACCGAACCGCGTGGGACCTCGCACCCTCGGACGACCGGACGCTGGCGGAGGGATACGCCCGATACGTAAAACAGCGAATCGCCCGCGAGGTCGGTGTTCCGGCCTCTATCGGCGTCGCACCCAACATGTCCACCGCGAAAATCGCCTCCGATTTCGACAAACCGGACGGCCTGGTGGTCGTCCGCCCCGGCGACGTTCGGTCGTTTCTCGAACCGCTCCCGGTCGAGGAAGTCCACGGCGTCGGTCCGGTTACGGCCCGTGAACTCGGGTCATTCGGTATCGAAACCGCGGGTGACCTCGCGGCGGCCGATGCATCGGTGCTCGAATCCAACTTCGGGTCTCGGGGGCGCGAACTCCACGAGCGGGCGCGGGGCTACGACGACAGGGAAGTCACGCCGACGGGACGGCCGAAGAGTCTCTCCCGCGAATCCGCGTTTACCGACCCGACTGCCGACCCGTCCGACAAACGAGAGGTCGTCCGTGCTCTCGCGGCCGACGTGGCGGACCGTGCCCAGTCGCGCGGCGCGATGTACCGAACCATCGGCATCAAAGTAGTCGTCCCGCCGTTCGACATCAGCACCCGCGCACGCTCACTCTCCGGGCCCGTCGACGACCCGGACCTCGTCGAATCCGTCGCACTCGACCTGCTCGACGCCGAGTTCCGCGAGACGCGAGTACGAAAGCTCGGCGTTCGCGTCTCGAACCTCTCGTTTTCGGACGCCGACCAGTCGAGTCTCGACGGGTGGGAGTCGAGTCAGCCGACTCAGTCGGATAGTCGTGGCGGTGACCCGGACTCGAAGGAGTCCGACGAACACGCTCCTTCAGACGGTGGCGGGAAAACGGAGACAGAAAGGGAGACGAAGCAGTCACAGACGCGACGTGGTCAGTCGTCGCTCGTCGAGTTCGACTGA
- the lrpA1 gene encoding HTH-type transcriptional regulator LrpA1, protein METTSTEGRILAVLEEDAKASYAEIAERAGVSKPTVRKYIRKLEDDGVIIGYSADIDPKKLAGQSIAMVGIDVASERYVEATRTLKELDAVEALYTSSGDHMLMAEVRAVDGDSLGDVISDGILSINGVEAAHPSFLQERLK, encoded by the coding sequence ATGGAAACCACGTCCACGGAGGGACGCATCTTGGCAGTCTTGGAGGAAGACGCGAAGGCGTCGTACGCTGAGATTGCCGAGCGGGCGGGCGTGTCGAAGCCGACGGTCCGGAAATACATCCGCAAACTCGAAGACGACGGTGTCATCATCGGATACTCCGCCGATATCGACCCGAAGAAACTCGCAGGACAGTCGATTGCGATGGTCGGCATCGACGTTGCGAGCGAACGATACGTCGAAGCAACACGGACATTGAAGGAACTCGACGCTGTCGAAGCGCTGTACACCTCCTCTGGAGACCACATGCTGATGGCCGAGGTTCGCGCCGTCGACGGCGACTCCCTCGGTGACGTCATCTCCGATGGAATCCTCTCTATCAACGGCGTCGAAGCCGCACACCCGTCGTTCCTGCAGGAACGACTGAAATAA
- a CDS encoding thiamine pyrophosphate-dependent enzyme, protein MSAFSAIGEETEEDQNEFTPGLEPQPTWCPGCGDFGVLKALKGAAAELGLSPEEMMVTTGIGCSGKLNSYFNSYGFHTIHGRSLPIARAAKLANPGLTVVAAGGDGDGYGIGGNHFMHTARENHDITYIVFNNEIFGLTKGQTSPTSPMGHKSKTQPHGSAKTPLRPLSMSLNAGASYVARTAAVNPNQAKDIIVEAIQHDGFSHVDFLTQCPTWNKDARQYVPYIDINDSDDYEFDKTNRSEASEMMFETENALHEGTVLTGRYYVDEDRPSYQQEKKRIGEMPEEPLAERYFDDSYEWERSFDNFLDKHK, encoded by the coding sequence ATGAGTGCATTCAGCGCAATCGGTGAAGAAACGGAAGAGGACCAAAACGAGTTCACCCCTGGACTCGAACCCCAGCCGACGTGGTGTCCTGGCTGTGGTGACTTCGGTGTCCTGAAGGCTCTGAAGGGTGCGGCGGCCGAACTCGGCCTCTCGCCCGAAGAGATGATGGTCACGACCGGTATCGGATGTTCCGGGAAGCTCAACAGCTACTTCAACAGCTACGGCTTCCACACCATCCACGGTCGTTCGCTGCCTATCGCCCGCGCCGCAAAGCTGGCGAACCCCGGTCTGACCGTGGTCGCTGCTGGCGGTGACGGTGACGGCTACGGTATCGGTGGCAACCACTTCATGCACACCGCTCGTGAGAACCACGACATCACGTACATCGTGTTCAACAACGAGATTTTCGGCCTCACGAAGGGACAGACGTCCCCGACGTCGCCGATGGGCCACAAGTCGAAGACTCAGCCGCACGGTTCGGCCAAGACGCCGCTTCGACCGCTCTCGATGTCCCTGAACGCGGGTGCGTCGTACGTCGCCCGTACGGCCGCAGTCAACCCGAACCAGGCGAAGGACATCATCGTCGAAGCCATCCAGCACGACGGCTTCTCCCACGTCGACTTCCTGACGCAGTGTCCGACGTGGAACAAGGACGCACGCCAGTACGTCCCGTACATCGACATCAACGACTCTGACGACTACGAGTTCGACAAGACGAACCGCTCGGAAGCCTCCGAGATGATGTTCGAGACGGAGAACGCACTGCACGAGGGTACCGTCCTCACCGGCCGGTACTACGTCGACGAAGACCGTCCGTCCTACCAGCAGGAGAAAAAGCGCATCGGCGAGATGCCCGAAGAACCGCTCGCAGAGCGGTACTTCGACGACTCCTACGAGTGGGAGCGCTCCTTCGACAACTTCCTCGACAAGCACAAATAA
- a CDS encoding 2-oxoacid:acceptor oxidoreductase subunit alpha yields MTDHELIWRIAGGSGDGIASTSQNFAKALMRAGLHVFTHRHYPSRIRGGHTYTEVRVSADPVKSRGDGYNFLLALGDSFARNPSEGAYYGNEEIKPLSENLDELVEGGVIVYDSGLLDASEIEDFDERVEENDWHVYDIDLRTIAREHGREVMRNTAGVAVTCAIADIEPDVIKSLMSDAMPDKILEPNLTVFDDAYEMVQEEFDVEAPDIQAPTGEHDEEQVLLSGSDAIAYGAIDEGCRFIAGYPMTPWTEVFTIMTQNLPELGGISEQVEDEIAAAALAIGASHAGAKAMSGSSGGGFSLMSEPLGLAEITETPLVLVEAMRAGPSTGMPTKPEQSDLEHVLYTSQGDSHRVVFAPGNAAEAYYQTRKAFKLAYEYQIPSIVLYDQKLGGELSNVPASVFDEEPNADLGSVLTEAELEEAPHDDAGKYQRFQHDTENGVSPRSLPGQKGGRYLATGNEHMPAGHISESPENRVAQMNRRMQKVDSIRAELNDDNEFNTVYGDEDAEIGLITFGSQQGTVEEAADVLNENGHSVKVFGVSEMMPFPKQQVSEFLDSVEEALVVEMTASAQFRGLIQKELGGYGDKMSSLLKYNGNPFEPADIVEGFETALLEGEELPDNRTKFVPKVGE; encoded by the coding sequence ATGACTGACCACGAACTTATCTGGCGTATCGCAGGGGGTTCCGGGGACGGTATCGCCTCGACCAGCCAGAACTTCGCTAAAGCCCTGATGCGAGCGGGGCTACACGTTTTCACGCATCGCCACTACCCGTCGCGCATCCGCGGTGGTCACACGTACACGGAAGTTCGTGTGAGTGCCGACCCCGTCAAATCGCGTGGTGACGGGTACAACTTCCTCCTCGCCCTCGGTGACTCCTTCGCACGCAACCCGAGCGAGGGTGCCTACTACGGCAACGAGGAAATCAAGCCGCTCTCGGAGAACCTCGACGAACTCGTCGAGGGTGGTGTCATCGTCTACGACTCTGGTCTTCTCGACGCCTCCGAGATTGAGGACTTCGACGAGCGCGTCGAAGAGAACGACTGGCACGTCTACGATATCGACCTGCGCACCATCGCCCGCGAACACGGTCGTGAGGTCATGCGCAACACCGCCGGTGTCGCCGTCACGTGCGCCATCGCAGACATCGAACCCGACGTCATCAAGAGTCTGATGTCGGATGCGATGCCGGACAAGATTCTCGAACCCAACCTCACCGTCTTCGACGACGCGTACGAGATGGTCCAAGAGGAGTTCGACGTCGAAGCGCCGGACATTCAGGCGCCGACCGGCGAACACGACGAAGAGCAGGTTCTTCTCTCCGGTTCCGACGCAATCGCGTACGGTGCCATCGACGAAGGCTGCCGCTTCATCGCGGGTTACCCGATGACTCCGTGGACGGAAGTCTTCACTATCATGACCCAGAACCTCCCCGAACTCGGCGGTATCTCCGAGCAGGTGGAGGACGAAATCGCCGCCGCTGCGCTGGCAATCGGTGCCTCGCACGCCGGTGCAAAGGCCATGTCCGGTTCGTCCGGTGGTGGCTTCTCGCTTATGTCCGAGCCGCTCGGTCTCGCAGAAATCACCGAGACGCCGCTCGTTCTCGTCGAGGCCATGCGTGCCGGTCCGTCGACCGGGATGCCAACCAAGCCCGAGCAGTCCGACCTTGAACACGTCCTGTACACGTCGCAGGGTGACTCCCACCGTGTCGTCTTCGCCCCCGGCAACGCAGCCGAGGCGTACTACCAGACGCGCAAGGCGTTCAAGCTCGCCTACGAGTACCAGATTCCGTCTATCGTCCTCTACGACCAGAAGCTCGGCGGCGAACTATCGAACGTCCCGGCTTCGGTCTTCGACGAGGAACCGAACGCCGACCTCGGCTCGGTCCTGACGGAAGCGGAACTCGAAGAGGCACCGCACGACGACGCCGGCAAGTACCAGCGCTTCCAGCACGACACCGAAAACGGTGTCTCGCCGCGCTCGCTGCCCGGACAGAAGGGCGGTCGCTACCTCGCCACGGGTAACGAACACATGCCCGCGGGTCACATCTCGGAATCTCCCGAGAACCGCGTCGCCCAGATGAATCGCCGCATGCAGAAGGTCGACTCCATCCGTGCCGAACTCAACGACGACAACGAGTTCAACACGGTCTACGGCGACGAAGACGCCGAAATCGGTCTCATAACCTTCGGTAGCCAGCAGGGTACCGTCGAAGAGGCCGCCGACGTTCTCAACGAGAACGGCCACTCGGTGAAAGTCTTCGGCGTCTCCGAAATGATGCCGTTCCCGAAACAGCAGGTCTCGGAATTCCTCGACAGCGTCGAGGAAGCGCTCGTCGTCGAGATGACGGCCTCCGCGCAGTTCCGCGGTCTCATCCAGAAGGAACTCGGCGGTTACGGCGACAAGATGTCGAGTCTCCTCAAGTACAACGGCAACCCGTTCGAGCCCGCCGACATCGTCGAGGGCTTCGAGACGGCGCTCCTCGAAGGCGAGGAGCTCCCAGACAACCGCACGAAGTTCGTCCCCAAGGTGGGTGAATAA
- the aroC gene encoding chorismate synthase produces MNGNEFGRLFRVTTYGESHGDAMGVTISGCPAGVELSVDDVQAELDRRKPGQSMITTSRGEPDAVVINSGTLDGYTTGTPIGMVVQNKDARSGKYEPYVTAPRPSHGDFTYSAKFGTRNWGGGGRSSARETVNWVAAGAVAKQVLEQSEYDIEVKAHVNQIGDVEAPPVTFEEMLEHSEENDVRCAHPETAEKMMEVIEQYQTEGDSIGGSIYFEAQGVPRGLGAPRFDSFSARLGQAMMAVPAATAFEFGLGREAREWTGSDRNEDWEFDENDDPRPVGNKHGGIQGGITTGQPIYGEMTLHAPTSIPKKQRTVDWETGEEKEIQVVGRHDPVLPPRGVPVVEAMLYATILDFMLLSGRINPDRLDGQVGEYDTPYHPSSPDNE; encoded by the coding sequence ATGAACGGAAATGAATTCGGTCGCCTCTTTCGGGTGACCACCTACGGCGAGAGTCACGGCGACGCCATGGGCGTCACCATCTCGGGGTGCCCCGCGGGCGTGGAACTCTCCGTCGACGACGTACAGGCGGAACTGGACCGACGAAAGCCGGGCCAGTCGATGATTACCACGAGTCGCGGCGAACCGGACGCCGTGGTCATCAACTCGGGGACGCTAGACGGCTACACGACGGGCACGCCCATCGGAATGGTCGTACAGAACAAGGACGCCCGTTCCGGCAAATACGAACCCTACGTGACGGCCCCGCGGCCCTCGCACGGCGACTTCACTTACTCGGCGAAGTTCGGGACGCGTAACTGGGGCGGTGGCGGGCGCTCGTCCGCGCGCGAGACTGTGAACTGGGTCGCCGCGGGTGCCGTGGCGAAGCAGGTCCTCGAACAGAGCGAGTACGATATCGAGGTCAAGGCGCACGTGAACCAGATCGGCGACGTGGAAGCGCCGCCGGTCACGTTCGAGGAGATGCTCGAACACTCGGAGGAAAACGACGTTCGCTGCGCCCATCCCGAGACGGCCGAGAAGATGATGGAGGTCATCGAACAGTACCAGACGGAAGGCGACTCAATCGGCGGGTCAATCTACTTCGAGGCGCAGGGCGTCCCTCGCGGACTGGGCGCACCCCGGTTCGACTCGTTCTCCGCCCGACTCGGACAGGCGATGATGGCCGTCCCGGCGGCGACAGCGTTCGAATTCGGTCTCGGCCGCGAGGCCCGTGAGTGGACCGGCTCGGACCGCAACGAAGACTGGGAGTTCGACGAGAACGACGACCCGCGCCCCGTCGGCAACAAACACGGCGGCATTCAGGGTGGTATCACCACCGGCCAACCCATCTACGGCGAGATGACGCTCCACGCGCCAACCTCGATTCCGAAGAAACAGCGGACCGTCGACTGGGAAACGGGCGAGGAAAAGGAGATTCAGGTTGTCGGCCGCCACGACCCGGTGTTACCCCCACGCGGTGTACCGGTCGTCGAGGCGATGCTGTACGCCACAATCCTCGACTTCATGCTCCTGTCGGGTCGTATCAACCCCGACCGCCTCGACGGACAGGTCGGTGAGTACGACACGCCGTATCATCCATCGAGTCCCGACAACGAGTAA
- a CDS encoding DUF6653 family protein, which yields MGSTTRGSLRSRLEATFWERHANPWSGGTRILVYPVLMYAIYKRNRRLFAATVAFIAVNPVLFPRPERTDNYLSRIVLAEREWLDEGNGTMSLDYPNVLNVLNIPVTVYAFASAIRRKPVGTVLGTLGVMVLKLWWTDAIVKETGVTGRGPDEEPNSAE from the coding sequence ATGGGGTCGACAACCCGCGGAAGTCTCCGTAGTCGCCTCGAAGCGACGTTCTGGGAGCGACACGCCAACCCGTGGAGCGGCGGGACGCGAATCCTCGTGTATCCGGTGTTGATGTACGCCATCTACAAGCGAAACCGCCGACTCTTCGCGGCGACCGTGGCGTTCATCGCGGTCAACCCTGTGTTGTTTCCGCGACCCGAGCGCACAGACAACTACCTGAGTCGCATCGTTCTCGCCGAGCGCGAGTGGTTGGACGAGGGAAACGGAACGATGAGTCTCGACTACCCGAACGTTCTCAACGTCCTCAACATCCCAGTTACCGTCTACGCGTTCGCCTCAGCGATTCGCCGTAAGCCGGTCGGAACCGTGCTCGGAACACTCGGTGTGATGGTGCTCAAACTCTGGTGGACCGACGCAATCGTGAAGGAGACGGGCGTGACCGGACGCGGACCCGACGAGGAACCGAACTCAGCGGAGTGA
- a CDS encoding alkaline phosphatase family protein, with the protein MQLSDLSALRKRQQDGDYLLPAYEDWCFSRVPGTIADLLGADIGPRLPDAATDGYGDVSRVVVFLVDGFGLAQWDGERERVPFLRRFERAGTVTPLTSVYPSETAAALNTFHSATLPAEHGVIGWNVYDPDADEMFEALPFIRKDGSEPERIDFEDVANAESIYPELSAAGVETHHVTPFPSESTVPHTYDPEDLSTFLDAFAEAAEGATDPSYIFAYLPQTDAIGHAEGVDSDAYRETADETFARVSGAIDMLAETTDDDGETLVCITADHGLIDTDPDRNVDLSAPPFDLVSDLKTLTDGTPIRFAGSPRNVHLHLEPERIDEVHDTLTAELDARVFRKQEVLDSDLFGPNPSATFERRLGDLVVVHQDLGVWFGDEEEAELGLVAMHGGLHPDEMLVPFATATLDSLR; encoded by the coding sequence ATGCAGTTATCCGACCTGTCGGCACTGCGGAAGCGCCAGCAAGATGGGGACTACCTCCTCCCCGCGTATGAGGACTGGTGTTTCTCCCGGGTTCCGGGTACTATCGCCGACTTGCTTGGAGCCGACATCGGGCCACGACTCCCCGACGCGGCCACCGACGGGTACGGTGACGTATCTCGCGTCGTCGTCTTTCTCGTCGATGGGTTTGGCCTCGCCCAGTGGGACGGCGAGCGCGAGCGAGTCCCCTTCTTACGCCGGTTCGAGCGTGCCGGAACGGTGACGCCGCTCACGTCCGTCTACCCGTCGGAGACGGCCGCCGCGTTGAACACGTTCCACTCCGCGACCCTCCCCGCAGAGCACGGCGTCATCGGGTGGAACGTCTACGACCCTGATGCGGACGAGATGTTCGAGGCGCTTCCGTTCATCCGGAAGGACGGGTCGGAACCAGAACGAATCGACTTCGAGGACGTGGCCAACGCAGAGTCCATTTATCCGGAACTCTCGGCGGCGGGCGTCGAAACGCACCACGTGACGCCGTTCCCCTCCGAGTCCACGGTTCCGCACACCTACGACCCCGAAGACCTCTCGACGTTTCTCGACGCCTTTGCGGAGGCTGCCGAGGGTGCGACGGACCCGTCGTACATCTTCGCGTACCTCCCGCAGACCGACGCCATCGGGCACGCCGAAGGCGTCGATTCCGACGCCTATCGAGAGACGGCGGACGAGACGTTCGCCCGTGTCTCCGGGGCCATCGACATGCTCGCGGAGACAACCGACGACGACGGAGAAACGCTCGTCTGCATCACCGCGGACCACGGTCTCATCGACACCGACCCGGACCGAAACGTCGATCTCTCGGCACCCCCGTTCGACCTCGTTTCGGACCTGAAGACCCTGACCGACGGGACGCCGATTCGGTTCGCTGGCAGTCCGCGAAACGTCCACCTGCACCTCGAACCGGAGCGAATCGACGAGGTGCACGACACGCTCACAGCGGAACTCGATGCGAGGGTGTTCCGGAAACAGGAGGTGTTAGACTCCGACCTCTTCGGCCCGAATCCCTCTGCGACCTTCGAGCGCCGACTCGGCGACCTCGTCGTCGTCCACCAAGACCTCGGCGTCTGGTTCGGCGACGAGGAGGAAGCCGAACTCGGTCTCGTCGCCATGCACGGCGGCCTGCACCCCGACGAGATGCTGGTTCCGTTCGCCACGGCGACGCTCGATTCACTCCGCTGA
- the aroA gene encoding 3-phosphoshikimate 1-carboxyvinyltransferase, whose translation MDAHVSPSRVSGRIRAPPSKSYTHRAILAAGYSDEAVVRDALVSADTKATMRAVRAFGGTVDRDGQTVDVVGFDGRPGTPDDVIDCANSGTTMRLVTGCAALGADLTVLTGDESLRSRPHGPLLTAVFDLDGRAESTRRNGQAPLVVGDGMTGGTVEIPGDVSSQFITALLMAGAVTDVGIDIDLTTELKSSPYVDITLELLSDFGVEATRTEDGFSVPGGQSYHPVDGEYSVPGDFSSISYLLAAGAVAGAEGTSVTIEGARPSAQGDSAIVDIVRDMGAEVEWDEDAGELTVSPADLTGTTVDVGDTPDLLPTIAVLGAIADGDTVIENCEHVRYKETDRVTAMAEELAKMGANVTEQQDRLTIHGGETDLVGAAVDGRGDHRIVMSLTIAALVAKGETTIAGSEHVDVSFPNFFETMRDLGVDVLEN comes from the coding sequence ATGGACGCCCACGTTTCCCCGTCTCGGGTCAGCGGCCGAATCCGAGCGCCGCCGTCGAAGAGTTACACACACAGAGCCATCCTCGCAGCAGGCTACAGCGACGAGGCCGTCGTCCGCGACGCACTCGTCAGCGCCGACACGAAAGCCACCATGCGCGCAGTTCGAGCGTTCGGCGGAACCGTCGACCGCGACGGCCAGACGGTCGATGTCGTCGGATTCGACGGCCGCCCCGGAACGCCGGACGACGTGATCGACTGCGCGAACTCGGGAACGACAATGCGCCTCGTCACCGGTTGTGCCGCCCTCGGAGCCGACCTGACCGTCCTTACCGGCGACGAGTCGCTTCGGTCGCGCCCCCACGGTCCGCTTCTCACCGCCGTTTTCGACCTCGACGGCCGCGCGGAGAGCACGCGACGAAACGGACAAGCACCGCTCGTCGTCGGCGACGGGATGACCGGCGGCACGGTCGAAATCCCCGGCGACGTGTCGTCGCAGTTCATCACGGCGCTTCTCATGGCCGGCGCAGTCACCGACGTGGGAATCGACATCGACCTCACGACGGAACTCAAATCCTCGCCGTACGTCGATATCACGCTCGAACTGCTCTCCGACTTCGGCGTCGAAGCCACGCGAACCGAGGACGGCTTTTCGGTCCCCGGCGGGCAATCGTACCACCCGGTCGACGGCGAGTACAGCGTCCCCGGCGACTTCTCGTCTATCTCGTATCTCCTCGCCGCCGGCGCAGTCGCGGGCGCGGAGGGTACATCGGTCACCATCGAAGGCGCGCGCCCGTCGGCACAGGGTGACAGCGCCATCGTGGACATCGTCCGCGACATGGGTGCCGAAGTCGAGTGGGACGAAGACGCAGGCGAACTTACTGTCTCGCCGGCCGACCTCACGGGAACGACAGTCGACGTGGGCGATACGCCCGACCTGCTGCCGACTATCGCGGTACTCGGTGCTATCGCCGACGGCGACACGGTCATCGAGAACTGCGAACACGTCCGCTACAAGGAGACCGACCGCGTGACCGCGATGGCCGAAGAACTCGCCAAGATGGGCGCGAATGTCACCGAACAACAGGACCGTCTCACGATTCACGGCGGCGAGACGGACCTCGTCGGCGCGGCAGTTGATGGCCGTGGTGACCACCGTATCGTGATGTCGCTTACCATTGCGGCCCTCGTCGCCAAAGGCGAGACAACCATCGCCGGGTCGGAACACGTCGACGTGTCGTTCCCGAACTTCTTCGAGACGATGCGCGACCTCGGCGTCGACGTACTCGAGAACTGA
- a CDS encoding CBS domain-containing protein: MLVKGIAQSDVVTVGIEATLEDVARTMRDERVGSVVVVDGKGVVSGLLTDRDLVVYGIAGDRAVSDLVANDIFSTNVFCVDPEDEVADVVDRMHDEGVRRVPVVSDGSLVGIVTLDDLLCHLSAQIESLADVVRGEFPE; encoded by the coding sequence ATGCTCGTCAAAGGCATCGCCCAGTCCGACGTGGTGACAGTCGGTATCGAAGCCACACTCGAAGACGTTGCTCGAACGATGCGTGACGAACGTGTCGGCAGCGTCGTCGTGGTCGATGGGAAGGGCGTCGTCTCCGGCCTGTTGACCGACCGCGACCTCGTCGTCTACGGTATCGCTGGCGACCGTGCCGTGTCCGACCTCGTTGCCAACGATATCTTCTCGACGAACGTATTCTGTGTCGACCCCGAAGACGAGGTTGCCGACGTCGTCGACCGGATGCACGACGAAGGAGTTCGCCGCGTCCCCGTCGTCTCCGATGGTTCTCTCGTCGGAATCGTCACACTCGACGACCTGCTGTGTCACCTGTCGGCGCAAATCGAATCGCTTGCGGACGTGGTTCGCGGTGAGTTCCCAGAGTGA
- a CDS encoding M24 family metallopeptidase — protein MEPDFSPLDEFLGDDFDGYLISADGTDSNQLYLSGFDAPDPYTTLYTPDGIHLLVSGLEYGRAKKESRADTVSRLSDYNYREKYTEHGPVVGKAKAIAGFLADHDIEAVATPADFPLATGDALREEGLSVEAETENVLSNIRAVKTSEEVDHIRDAQEANEAAMRAAEDLIRAADVADNGVLHYEGEPLTSERVKEEIEITLLRHGCALDETIVACGADAADPHDRGSGPLHADEAIIIDIFPRDKETKYNGDMTRTFVKGEPTPEIREWFDLTEAAFHAALDAIEAGATGKDVHDAVCDVYENAGENTLRADPSAETGFIHSTGHGVGLDVHELPSLSQAGEELKPGHVITIEPGLYDPDIGGVRIEDLVVVTEDGYENLTDYPVELVVE, from the coding sequence ATGGAACCCGATTTCTCACCACTGGACGAGTTCCTCGGCGACGACTTCGACGGCTACCTCATTTCTGCCGACGGAACTGACTCCAACCAGTTGTACCTCTCTGGGTTCGATGCCCCCGACCCGTACACGACGCTCTACACGCCCGATGGAATTCACCTTCTCGTCTCGGGACTGGAGTACGGCCGCGCGAAAAAGGAAAGTCGCGCCGACACCGTCTCCCGACTCTCAGACTACAACTACCGAGAGAAGTACACCGAGCACGGCCCTGTCGTCGGAAAGGCGAAAGCCATTGCCGGATTCTTGGCGGACCACGATATCGAGGCGGTCGCTACCCCCGCGGACTTCCCGCTCGCAACCGGCGACGCGCTCCGCGAGGAGGGCCTCTCGGTCGAAGCGGAAACCGAGAACGTGCTGTCCAACATCCGCGCGGTGAAGACCAGCGAGGAAGTCGACCACATCCGCGACGCGCAGGAAGCAAACGAGGCCGCGATGCGGGCCGCAGAAGACCTCATCCGCGCCGCCGACGTGGCCGACAACGGAGTCCTCCACTACGAGGGCGAACCGCTGACGAGCGAGCGCGTCAAAGAGGAAATCGAGATTACGCTCCTCCGCCACGGCTGTGCACTGGACGAGACAATCGTTGCCTGCGGTGCCGACGCAGCCGACCCGCACGACCGCGGCAGCGGCCCGCTCCACGCCGACGAGGCCATCATTATCGACATCTTCCCGCGCGACAAGGAGACGAAGTACAACGGCGACATGACCCGAACCTTCGTCAAGGGAGAACCGACGCCGGAGATTCGCGAGTGGTTCGACCTCACCGAAGCGGCGTTCCACGCCGCTCTTGACGCTATCGAAGCGGGAGCAACCGGAAAAGACGTTCACGACGCCGTCTGCGACGTGTACGAGAACGCTGGCGAAAACACGCTTCGCGCCGACCCCTCCGCCGAAACCGGCTTCATTCACAGTACGGGCCACGGCGTCGGCCTCGACGTGCACGAACTCCCGTCTCTGAGCCAAGCCGGTGAGGAACTGAAACCCGGCCACGTCATCACCATCGAACCGGGCCTGTACGACCCGGATATTGGCGGCGTCAGAATCGAAGACCTCGTGGTCGTCACGGAAGACGGCTACGAGAACCTGACCGACTACCCGGTCGAACTCGTCGTCGAATAG